The following coding sequences lie in one Spinacia oleracea cultivar Varoflay chromosome 1, BTI_SOV_V1, whole genome shotgun sequence genomic window:
- the LOC110785697 gene encoding MACPF domain-containing protein At1g14780, whose product MIENTNDSSNVASLRMHIMTDDGVIDKSIASLGKGFDLTSDFRLKYCKGGDKRLVLINEDQKKQLFVPGFGTLKQPVSVDIKCDKGELTRHQSDILEFNQMSEFFNRISAVSGKIPSGLFNSLFKFESGSWAKDAANIKLLGLDGYSIVLFNMHIARYPLILSKEVLNDVPPKWDPLAISRFIEKYGTHIIVGISIGGQDTVLVKQEKSSKLDPAELRKHLYELGDQLFTGTCRFSPKNHRTKEPRPKVPSAFNIYQQQAVLSDSLSNITSKDGITVICAKRGGDPSFSNHVEWLPTVPLMPDVINLSFIPITSLLKDIPGKGFLSHAINLYLRYKPPIADLQYFLDFQSARAWAPLHSDLPLAPTTNISLPSSTLHFNIIGPKLHVNTSKVNVENKPVTGMRLYLEGMKCDRLAIHLQHLSNTPLMLQNKIDNSLLWRGSYEKADDRYSEPVQKKFSRVCTAPVKYDPSWTSEQEKAVYIVTGAQLHTKKHGSKQVLHLQLLFSKVSNFEIVQSEWCQGSSESASQRLSRFSSPSSSGSLEADHKEHMVIVDSSVFPTGPPVPVQNQKCLRYVDTTQTYRGPQDNPGYWIVTGARLGLVKNKICLQVKFSLLNMCL is encoded by the exons ATGATAGAGAATACAAATGATAGCTCAAATGTTGCTAGTTTAAGGATGCATATCATGACTGATGATGGTGTTATAGACAAATCAATTGCTAGTCTTGGAAAAGGCTTCGATTTAACCTCGGATTTTCGTTTAAAGTATTGCAAAGGCGGCGATAAAAGGCTTGTTTTGATCAATGAAGATCAAAAGAAACAGTTGTTTGTTCCTGGATTTGGCACTCTGAAACAGCCTGTTTCTGTTGACATCAAATGTGATAAGGGTGAACTTACTCGTCATCAGTCTGATATCCTTGAATTTAACCAG ATGTCAGAGTTCTTCAATAGGATATCCGCGGTTTCAGGGAAGATCCCCTCAGGTTTGTTCAATTCATTGTTCAAGTTCGAAAGTGGTTCGTGGGCTAAAGATGCAGCTAATATAAAGTTATTGGGGCTTGATGGTTACTCTATAGTTTTGTTCAATATGCATATTGCTCGTTATCCTCTGATTCTTTCTAAGGAGGTCCTTAATGATGTCCCTCCCAAATGGGATCCCCTTGCCATTTCAAG GTTCATTGAAAAATATGGAACTCATATCATTGTTGGAATAAGCATTGGTGGGCAGGACACAGTTCTGGTGAAGCAAGAGAAATCCTCGAAACTCGATCCAGCAGAACTCAGGAAGCATTTGTATGAGCTTGGAGATCAGTTGTTTACAGGCACCTGTCGCTTCAGTCCTAAAAATCACAGAACTAAAGAGCCTAGACCAAAG GTACCATCAGCATTCAATATCTATCAGCAACAAGCAGTTCTTTCTGATAGCCTTTCCAATATCACCTCAAAAGAT GGAATCACAGTAATATGTGCTAAAAGAGGAGGAGATCCATCTTTCAGCAACCATGTTGAATGGCTTCCAACAGTTCCATTGATGCCTGATGTAATCAACTTGAGCTTTATCCCTATAACTTCTCTTCTTAAAGATATTCCTGGGAAAGGTTTCCTATCACATGCTATCAATCTATATCTTCGTT ATAAACCCCCGATTGCTGATTTACAGTATTTCTTAGACTTCCAATCGGCCAGGGCATGGGCGCCTTTACACAGTGATCTCCCTTTAGCCCCTACTACAAACATTTCACTTCCATCTTCTACTCTTCATTTCAACATCATAGGTCCAAAATTGCACGTAAATACTTCAAAG GTAAATGTTGAGAACAAACCCGTTACAGGGATGAGATTATACCTCGAAGGCATGAAATGTGACAG GTTGGCAATTCATCTTCAACATCTATCAAATACACCACTAATGCTACAAAACAAGATAGACAACTCCTTATTATGGAGAGGGTCTTATGAAAAAGCAGATGACAGATATTCAGAACCAGTTCAGAAAAAGTTTTCACGCGTATGCACAGCACCAGTAAAGTACGATCCATCCTGGACTAGTGAGCAGGAAAAGGCGGTATATATTGTTACAGGAGCTCAACTTCATACTAAAAAACATGGTTCAAAGCAAGTTCTCCATCTACAACTTCTATTCTCCAAAGTATCAAACTTTGAGATAGTTCAGTCAGAGTGGTGTCAGGGTTCATCAGAATCAGCATCACAGAGGTTGTCGAGGTTTAGTAGCCCATCAAGTTCAGGGAGTTTGGAAGCAGATCACAAAGAGCATATGGTAATTGTTGATTCTAGTGTTTTTCCGACTGGACCACCAGTCCCGGTTCAAAACCAGAAGTGTCTTCGGTATGTAGATACTACACAAACATATAGAGGGCCTCAAGATAATCCTGGTTATTGGATTGTTACTGGTGCTAGGTTAGGTTTGGTGAAGAACAAGATATGTTTGCAGGTTAAGTTCTCCTTGTTAAACATGTGCTTGTGA